The DNA region CCACCAGCTTGGCCAGGAGCTTGGTCACGGCGCTGAAGAAAATCAGGATGGGCCAGAAGAGGAGGGAGAAGAAGCGCAGGGCAAAGATGACAATGGGGGTGAGGGTGTCGGCGCGCTGCTGGAAGACGCTCTTGGGGACGATCTCGCCGAAGACCCAGATGAGGGGCGCCGCCAATACCACGGCCATCCAGCTCCCTTGATCCCCGAAGAGGTGGATCATGAGGGCGGTGACCATGGTGGTGTTGGTGACGACGGCAATATTGGTGCCCACCAGGGTGGTGGAGAGCAACCATTCCGGTTTCTTCAGCATGGCGATCGCCAGCTTGGCGCCCTTGGAGCCCTTGGCGGCATCGTGGCGCAGCTTGATCTGATCGGCGCTGACCACGCCGATCTCGGAACCCGAGAAGAAGCCTTCCAGCAGGAGGCAGAGAAGGATGACGAGCAGGGTAGTGACGATGTCCATGTATCGGGAGTTCTCGCGGTGGGGATCGGGGAGCGGCGGGAGTTGGCGTCAGGGGCGCGCGGCTTCGTCCGGGGGGAGGGCCGCACCGCCCGCCTCGGGCGATGGGCCAGGCTCAACCCCGGTCTCCAGGGCATTGGGTGTAGCCCCGGGGAGCAGCTCCACCAGAATCTCCAGGATGCGGTTGGCCTCGATGCGCTGGGCGGTGAAGTGGAAGGGCCAGATCTCCACGCTGGCGCCCTCCGTGGGGAGTTCACCGAAGTGATGCAGCACCAGACCACCCAGGGTGCGGATATCCTCGACCTCGAAATTGGCGTGGAAACGGGCGTTGAAGTCCTCGAGGGGGGTCGCGCCGGGCAGGGCGAAGCGGTTGTCCGCGAGTTCGTGGCACCAGTCATCGTCCGCCTCGTCCGAGGGCGTCGGGATATCGCCGAAAATGGACTCCAGCAGGTCGGCCATGGTGATGACGCCGGTGACACCGCCGTATTCGTCCACGACGAGGGCGAAGGACTTCTTGCGTTGGCGGAAGGTGGCGAAGAGGTCGGAGGCGGACTTGGATTCGGGGACGAAGTAGGGGGGGCGTAGCAGACCCTCGCGGGTATGCCAGCCCTGGCCCAGATTGTTGATGTCCACCGCCAGCAGGTCCCGGGCGTGGAGGATGCCAATGATGTTGTCGCGGTTATCGTCATAGACGGGCATGCGCGACTGGCGGCTGTCGCGGAAGGTCGCCAGGATCTCGCCGCCCGTGGCCTCGACGGGGACAAAGGTGACGTCGGCCCGGGCCGTCATGAGGTCGTTCACGCGCTGACTGCCGAAATCGAAGATCTGGTCGATGTACTGGGCCTCGGCGTGGTCCAGGGTGCCCTCGCCGACCGCCACATGGGCCAGGGTGCGGACCATGTCCTCGGTGACAATATTGCCCTTGGAGCGCTCCTTGCCGACGATGAGGGTGGTGAAAAACTCGGATGCCGCGCGCACCACCCAGCGGAGGGGGGTGATCAGGCGGGCAAACTGGTCGATGGGCCCGCTCTCGAAGGTCGCGAAGGCGACATTATTGCGGATGGCCAGCACCTTGGGCGTGATCTCGCCAAACACCAGCAGGAGGGGGACCATGACGAAGAGGTTGACGAATTTGTTATCCGCCCCGAAAAGCTGGATCACCATGGCCGCCGAAATGACCGAGGCGGCGACGTTGACGAACTCGTTACCGATGAGGATGGTGACGATGAGGCGGCGCGGTTCGCTCAAGAGGCGCTCGATGAGATCCACGCGGCGATTGCCATCCACGCGCATCTTTTCCACCTGCGTCTTATTGAGGGAAAAGAGGGAGGTTTCGGTGCTGGAAAAAAAGCCCGAAAAGCCAAGCAGGATAATGAAGATGACCAGTTCGATGATTAATGCGATGTCCAAGGGGGGCTTTGCCTCGTTTAAGCGGGATGTTGTGGAATGTCATTCGGTTGGGGTAGCTGGTCATCGACCCGGCTAATCACCACTTTACGAATGTGACGCTGGGAGGCGTCGCGGATCTGCACCCTCATGCCATCGAAAAGGAAGCTTTCGTCCTTGGCGGGGATGCGTGCCGTGTGGTTCAAAATCCAGTGGCTGACCCGGTCCGTGGGTTTACCCGGGATTTCAATGTCGAAAAAGTCCTCGATCACGCGCAGCTCGACATGTCCGCTGACCAGAATGCCGCCATCCGTGAGGGTCTCGAACTGTTCCGGGGCCTCGTCGCTCTCGTCGTAGATCTCGCCCACCACCTCCTCGAGGATGTCCTCCAGGGTGAGAACGCCCTCCAGATAGCCGCTGTCGTCCACCACTAACGCCATGTGCTGCTTATGTTTACGTAGCAAGGGCAGTAGCTTGTCGATCATCTGATTGGCGGGGATGAAGAGCGGTTCGCGGCCTATCTCCAGGGCACTGAGGTCCATGCGGCCCGTGACCATGGCCTCCAGCAGGTCTCGGGCAAACAGCACCTTGAGAATGACGTTGGGGTTGTCGCCATGAAGAGGAACGCGGGAATAGGCCTCCTTGATGATCTCCGTTGTCAGGTCTTGCAGGGTGCGGCGGCCGTCGAGGCTGAAGACCCGGCGCCGGGGGGTCATGACGTCCTCGGCGCGCAGGTCGTTGAGGCTAAAGACGCGTTCGATCATCTCGCGCTCGTCGGCCTCGATGGTCCCTTCCTCTTCGCCATGTTCCACCATGCTGATGAGTTCCGCCTCGGTGACCAGGGGGTCGGCCTGCTTGCCGGCGAGACGATGAGCCAGGTTGGTGAGGCTGAGGAAGAGCCAGACCAGGGGGTAAATGGCGCGCATGAAGGCGTAGAGCATTGGCCCCGCCACCAGGGAGATGCGCTCGGCATAGTGGGTAGCCAGGCTTTTGGGGGTGATCTCGCCGAAGACGAGGAGGAGCAGGGTGATGACGCCCACGGCGATGCCGGGGCCAAGGTGACCGAACCAGTCGGTGGCGACCACGGTGGCGAGGGCGGAGGCGCCGACATTGACCAGGTTGTTGCCGATCAGGATGGCAATCAGCATGGGGGCCGGTTCTTTCTTGAGTCGATAGACGGCGGTGGCTCCCCGGCGACCTTCCCGGTGGAGGGCTTGGGCGCGGGCCAGGGAGAGAGAGGTGAGGGCGGTCTCCGATCCGGAGAAAATGCCTGACAGGACAAGCAGGATGGCGAGAATCAATAGTTCTTGCATCGGGGAAGGGTGGTGGGGGACTCCACGCGGCCTCGGACGATTCGAGGCCGCTAGTTTATCCGAATTGTCCTCCGATACTAGCGGGATTCTTTACCGGATTTCGTGGCTTTAATTGCGCCACCGCAATTGTTCGCGCCATCGCCGCCTGTAGAATCCGGCTGGTCTGAATACCCGGTTTCCCGAGGATTGGCGAGCGGTTCCCCTGGCCGCCCACCCCCTGTCCGCCGAACGACCGCCCTTGTACCTCTGATTTCTTCTGGAGATATCACATGACGGGTCTCGCGCCGATGCGCCTCTTCCTATTAGTCGCCACCCTGCTCGCGCCAGGACTGGCGGCCGCCACCGAGTCAGCCAATCGTCTCGATCTGACGGGGCACTGGGTGGGATTCGTGTCCATCCTGATCTTCGTTGTCGCCTATGGCTTCGTGATGGTCGAGGAGTTTACCCATCTGCGGAAGTCCAAGCCCGTCATGCTGGCCGCCGGCATCATCTGGGTGCTGATCGCGATCGTCTATGCCCAAAATGATCTGCCGACGCAGGCCGGGGAGGCCGTGCGCCATAACATCCTGGAGTTCGCCGAACTCTTCCTTTTCCTGCTGGCGGCCATGACCTACATCAACGTCATGGACGAACGGAATGTCTTCGAAGCCCTGCGCTCCTGGCTCATCAGCCGTGGTTTTGGCTACCGGAAACTCTTCTGGATGACAGGCCTCCTGGCCTTCTTTATCTCCCCGGTGGCGGACAACCTGACCACGGCCCTGCTGATGGGCGCGGTGGTCCTGGCGGTAGGATCCGACAGCCCCAAGTTCGTGGCCCTGTCCTTTATCAACATCGTGGTCGCCGCCAATGCCGGTGGCGCCTTCAGTCCCTTTGGGGATATCACTACCCTGATGGTGTGGCAGAAGGGCCTCCTGGATTTCTGGACCTTCTTCCTGCTCTTCATCCCCTCCGTGGTCAATTTCGTGGTGCCGGCGGCCATCATGCACTTCGCGGTGCCCGATGTGGTGCCTCCGGCCGGGGGGAAGAAGGTGCCCATGCGCCGTGGCGCCAAACGCGTCATCCTGCTGTTCCTCCTGACCATCGTCACGGCGGTCAGCTTCCATAACTTCCTGCACCTGCCGCCGGTCTTGGGGATGATGACGGGGCTGGCCTATCTCAAGATATTTGGTTACTTCCTCAAAAAGACCGGCGAAAAAACCCTGCTGCCGGGCGAGAGCCTGGCGGATGCCATGCCCTTCGACATCTACCGCAAGCTGGCGCGGGCGGAGTGGGACACCCTCATGTTCTTCTACGGCGTGGTGCTGTGCGTGGGTGGCCTGGGCTTCATCGGCTACCTGGCGCTGATATCCGAATTCATCTATATCGACCTGGGGCCGACCACGGCCAATATCCTCATCGGCCTGCTCTCCGCCATCGTGGACAACATCCCGGTCATGTTCGCGGTTCTGAGTATGCAGCCGGAAATGGCCCAGGGTCAGTGGTTGCTGGTGACCCTGACGGCGGGGGTAGGCGGCAGCCTGCTATCCATCGGCTCCGCGGCGGGCGTGGCCCTCATGGGCCAGTCCAAGGGCATGTACACCTTTGCCAGCCACCTCAAATGGACTTGGGCGGTGGCCCTGGGTTATGCCGCCAGCATCCTCTGTCACCTCTATCTCAACGCCAGTAGCTTCTAGAATCGGGCGCTGGGGTTGATGCTTTCAACCTCCGCTTCCTCCGCCTATACGGATCTCCCGAAAGGCCTGGCCATCAGGGTAGCCGCCGCCGATAATCCTCCAGGGGGGCACATTGGACCATGGCCTCCAGGGCCCGGAGGTTGGTGAGGCGGACGTGCTTGCGATCGACCACGAGCAGTCTTTCCTCGTGGAAGCGGGTGAAGAGGCGGCTGACGGTTTCGACGGCCAGACCCAGGTAGTTGCCGATCTCGTGGCGGGACATACTGAGATAGAAATCGGTGGGGCTCAAACCCCGCTTTTGCAGGCGTTGGGAGAGGCTGAGCAGGAAGGTGGCCAGGCGGTCCTCGGCGCTCTTCTTGCCCAGCAGGAGCAGCATCTCGGTCTCCTGGGCGATCTCCTTACTGAGAAGACGGTACATCTGGTGCTGAAGGGATGGGATGTTGACGCTCAGTTCCTCGAAGCGGGAAAAGGGCACCTCGCAGAAGGCGGTGGTCTCCAGGACCTTGGCGGAGCAGCTATGGGCATTATTCTCGATGGCGTCCAGGCCGATGATTTCACCCGGCAGATGGAACCCCAGCACCTGTTCCCCACCTTCCGAACTGGGGGCAAAGGTCTTGACGGAGCCGGTCTTGACGACGAAGAGGGAGCGGAAACGGTCTCCGTGCTGAAAAAGGTAGTCCCCACGGTGCAGGGGGCGGTTGCGGCGGACGATGGTGTCCAGGCGCTCCACGTCCTCGGGGTTTAACCCCAGGGGCAGGCAGAGGGCGGAGAGGCTGCAATTCTTGCAGGCGATCCGTATGGCCTCGAAGGATATCACCTTGTTTTCGTGCATCGCTGGGAGGCTGGAGGATTTCATACCCACCATTTTGCTATCTAAATTGATTAGGATCAAGTAAACGGCAGGTTAAAAATGCCTGGCCGCCAGCCGCCACGATCCGTGCGCGGAGACCATTGAGACCAGGCGGCTATTTTGTTAGCCTGCGCCGGTTACGCGGGACCGTCCCGCGCGCTCTGCGGCTCCTTCCTCATGACCAAATACATCTTTATTACGGGCGGCGTGGTTTCATCCCTTGGCAAGGGTATCGCGGCCGCCTCCCTGGCGGCCCTGCTGGAAGCGCGCGGCCTGCGCGTGACCATGATCAAGCTGGATCCCTACATCAACGTGGACCCAGGGACCATGAGCCCTTTCCAGCATGGCGAGGTCTTTGTGACCGACGACGGGGCCGAGACCGACCTCGACCTGGGCCACTATGAGCGCTTCCTGCGCACCCGCATGGGGAGCAACAACAACTTCACCACCGGCCAGATTTACGAGAGCGTCATCCGCAAGGAGCGCCGGGGCGATTATCTCGGCGGCACGGTGCAGGTGATCCCCCACATCACCGATGAGATCAAGGCCAGCATCCGTCTGGGTGCCGGCGCCGCCGACATCGCCATGGTCGAGATCGGCGGCACCGTGGGCGATATCGAATCCCTGCCCTTCCTGGAGGCCATCCGCCAGATGCGGGTGGAGGAGGGGCGCGAGAACGCCCTCTTCATGCACCTGACCCTGGTGCCCTACATCAAGACCTCGGGGGAGATCAAGACCAAGCCCACCCAGCACTCGGTCAAGGAACTGAGGTCCATCGGTATCCAGCCCGACATCCTGCTGTGTCGCGCCGAGCAGGACATCCCCAAGCCCGAGCGGCGCAAGATCGCCCTCTTCACCAATGTCCCGGAGGCGGCGGTGATCTCCGCCGTGGACGCGGACAACATTTACCGTATTCCCCTTCTGCTGCACGCCCAGGGTCTGGATGATTTGGTGGTCAGCCAATTTGGTCTGGGGGTGCCCGCTGCGGATCTAAGCGAATGGCTGAGGGTCCTGGATGGCTTCGACCAGCCCGTCGCCACCGTGACGGTGGGTATGGTCGGCAAATACATGGACCTCACCGAGGCCTACAAGTCCCTGTCCGAGGCCCTGGCGCATGCCGGGGTCCAGACCCATACCCGGGTCAAGGTCCGCTACGTCGATTCCGAGCGGGTCGAGACCGAGGGCACCGCCTGTCTTCAGGGCCTGGACGCCATCCTGGTCCCCGGCGGCTTTGGCGAACGAGGCATCGAGGGCAAGATCCAGGCGGTACGTTACGCCCGGGAGCGCCGCATTCCCTATCTGGGCATCTGCCTGGGCATGCAGGTGGCGGTGATCGAATACGCCCGCGACGTGGCGGGACTGGCCGGCGCCCATAGCACCGAATTCAACGCCGCGACCCCCCACCCGGTCATAGCCCTCATCACCGAGTGGCAGACGGAGGAGGGCCAGATCGAGCGGCGCGGCCAGGACACCGACCTGGGCGGCACCATGCGCCTGGGTGGCCAGACCTGTCGTCTGGAGCCGGGCAGCCTGGCGCGGGCTGTCTATGGCCAGCCCCAGGTCCGCGAGCGCCACCGCCATCGTTACGAGTTCAACAATCGCTATCTGGACCCCTTGAAGGACGCGGGCCTGCGCTTCTCCGGCTGGTCCCTGGACGGTCGCCTGGTGGAGATGGTGGAGATCCCCGATCACCCCTGGTTCATCGCCTGCCAGTTCCATCCCGAGTTCACCTCGACCCCGCGCGATGGCCATGCGCTCTTCACGGGCTTTATCCGCGCCGCCCTCGAATACCAGGGTGCGGCGGCCGGGAAGGACGCCTGATGCGGCTCCTGAACTTCGAGGTCGGACTGGATCGCCCCATCTTTCTGATCGCCGGCCCCTGCGTCATCGAGAGCCCGGGCCTGGCCCAGGAAGTGGCGGGGTATCTCCAGGAACTGACGGCGGAACTGGGCATCCCCTTCATCTTCAAATCCTCCTTTGACAAGGCCAATCGTTCCTCCATCGGCGGCTTTCGCGGCCCCGGCCTGGAGGCGGGCCTGCGTATCCTCGAAGGGGTGCGCGCCGGGTTGGGGGTGCCAGTCCTCACCGATGTCCACGAGGACACGCCTCTGTGGGAGGTGGCGGAGGTGGTGGATGTCCTGCAGACGCCGGCCTTCCTCTGCCGCCAGACCAATTTCATCCTGGCCGTCGCCGAGATGGGCCTGCCCGTCAATATCAAGAAGGGCCAGTTTCTGGCGCCCTGGGATATGAAGCGGGTGGTGGAGAAGGCCCGCTCCACGGGCAACGACCAGATCATGGTCTGCGAGCGGGGCGTGAGCTTCGGCTACAACAATCTCGTCTCCGATATGCGCGCCCTGGCGGTGATGCGCGAGACCGGCTGCCCCGTGGTCTTCGACGCGACTCACTCGGTCCAGTTGCCGGGAGGGCAGGGGGACAGCTCCGGCGGGCAGCGGGAATTCGTCCCCGTACTGGCGCGGGCCGCGGTGGCCGCGGGTATCTCGGGTCTCTTCGTGGAGACCCACCCCGACCCCACCCAGGCCCTGAGCGACGGACCCAATTCCTGGCCCCTGGGGCGGATGCGGGAGCTGCTGGAAACCCTGGTCGAGATCGATCGGGTGGTCAAGGGGCGGAGATTTGCCGAGGCGGATCTTTAAGCCACCGCCGCGAGACCGCTTTTTTTCAAATTTTGGGGGTGATCCCCCTGGGGAGTTGCATCATGTCCGAGATCATCGACGTCCGTGCCCGGGAAATTCTGGATTCGCGCGGCAATCCCACCGTCGAGGCCGATGTCATCACCGCCGATGGCGCCGTTGGCCGCGCCGCCGTTCCCTCTGGCGCCTCCACCGGCTCCCGCGAGGCCCTGGAGCTGCGCGATGGGGACAAGAGCCGCTACCTGGGCAAGGGGGTGCGCA from Chromatiaceae bacterium includes:
- a CDS encoding HlyC/CorC family transporter, with the protein product MQELLILAILLVLSGIFSGSETALTSLSLARAQALHREGRRGATAVYRLKKEPAPMLIAILIGNNLVNVGASALATVVATDWFGHLGPGIAVGVITLLLLVFGEITPKSLATHYAERISLVAGPMLYAFMRAIYPLVWLFLSLTNLAHRLAGKQADPLVTEAELISMVEHGEEEGTIEADEREMIERVFSLNDLRAEDVMTPRRRVFSLDGRRTLQDLTTEIIKEAYSRVPLHGDNPNVILKVLFARDLLEAMVTGRMDLSALEIGREPLFIPANQMIDKLLPLLRKHKQHMALVVDDSGYLEGVLTLEDILEEVVGEIYDESDEAPEQFETLTDGGILVSGHVELRVIEDFFDIEIPGKPTDRVSHWILNHTARIPAKDESFLFDGMRVQIRDASQRHIRKVVISRVDDQLPQPNDIPQHPA
- a CDS encoding HlyC/CorC family transporter, whose translation is MDIALIIELVIFIILLGFSGFFSSTETSLFSLNKTQVEKMRVDGNRRVDLIERLLSEPRRLIVTILIGNEFVNVAASVISAAMVIQLFGADNKFVNLFVMVPLLLVFGEITPKVLAIRNNVAFATFESGPIDQFARLITPLRWVVRAASEFFTTLIVGKERSKGNIVTEDMVRTLAHVAVGEGTLDHAEAQYIDQIFDFGSQRVNDLMTARADVTFVPVEATGGEILATFRDSRQSRMPVYDDNRDNIIGILHARDLLAVDINNLGQGWHTREGLLRPPYFVPESKSASDLFATFRQRKKSFALVVDEYGGVTGVITMADLLESIFGDIPTPSDEADDDWCHELADNRFALPGATPLEDFNARFHANFEVEDIRTLGGLVLHHFGELPTEGASVEIWPFHFTAQRIEANRILEILVELLPGATPNALETGVEPGPSPEAGGAALPPDEAARP
- a CDS encoding CTP synthase, translating into MTKYIFITGGVVSSLGKGIAAASLAALLEARGLRVTMIKLDPYINVDPGTMSPFQHGEVFVTDDGAETDLDLGHYERFLRTRMGSNNNFTTGQIYESVIRKERRGDYLGGTVQVIPHITDEIKASIRLGAGAADIAMVEIGGTVGDIESLPFLEAIRQMRVEEGRENALFMHLTLVPYIKTSGEIKTKPTQHSVKELRSIGIQPDILLCRAEQDIPKPERRKIALFTNVPEAAVISAVDADNIYRIPLLLHAQGLDDLVVSQFGLGVPAADLSEWLRVLDGFDQPVATVTVGMVGKYMDLTEAYKSLSEALAHAGVQTHTRVKVRYVDSERVETEGTACLQGLDAILVPGGFGERGIEGKIQAVRYARERRIPYLGICLGMQVAVIEYARDVAGLAGAHSTEFNAATPHPVIALITEWQTEEGQIERRGQDTDLGGTMRLGGQTCRLEPGSLARAVYGQPQVRERHRHRYEFNNRYLDPLKDAGLRFSGWSLDGRLVEMVEIPDHPWFIACQFHPEFTSTPRDGHALFTGFIRAALEYQGAAAGKDA
- the kdsA gene encoding 3-deoxy-8-phosphooctulonate synthase, producing MRLLNFEVGLDRPIFLIAGPCVIESPGLAQEVAGYLQELTAELGIPFIFKSSFDKANRSSIGGFRGPGLEAGLRILEGVRAGLGVPVLTDVHEDTPLWEVAEVVDVLQTPAFLCRQTNFILAVAEMGLPVNIKKGQFLAPWDMKRVVEKARSTGNDQIMVCERGVSFGYNNLVSDMRALAVMRETGCPVVFDATHSVQLPGGQGDSSGGQREFVPVLARAAVAAGISGLFVETHPDPTQALSDGPNSWPLGRMRELLETLVEIDRVVKGRRFAEADL
- the nhaD gene encoding sodium:proton antiporter NhaD; the encoded protein is MRLFLLVATLLAPGLAAATESANRLDLTGHWVGFVSILIFVVAYGFVMVEEFTHLRKSKPVMLAAGIIWVLIAIVYAQNDLPTQAGEAVRHNILEFAELFLFLLAAMTYINVMDERNVFEALRSWLISRGFGYRKLFWMTGLLAFFISPVADNLTTALLMGAVVLAVGSDSPKFVALSFINIVVAANAGGAFSPFGDITTLMVWQKGLLDFWTFFLLFIPSVVNFVVPAAIMHFAVPDVVPPAGGKKVPMRRGAKRVILLFLLTIVTAVSFHNFLHLPPVLGMMTGLAYLKIFGYFLKKTGEKTLLPGESLADAMPFDIYRKLARAEWDTLMFFYGVVLCVGGLGFIGYLALISEFIYIDLGPTTANILIGLLSAIVDNIPVMFAVLSMQPEMAQGQWLLVTLTAGVGGSLLSIGSAAGVALMGQSKGMYTFASHLKWTWAVALGYAASILCHLYLNASSF
- the fnr gene encoding fumarate/nitrate reduction transcriptional regulator Fnr, which translates into the protein MHENKVISFEAIRIACKNCSLSALCLPLGLNPEDVERLDTIVRRNRPLHRGDYLFQHGDRFRSLFVVKTGSVKTFAPSSEGGEQVLGFHLPGEIIGLDAIENNAHSCSAKVLETTAFCEVPFSRFEELSVNIPSLQHQMYRLLSKEIAQETEMLLLLGKKSAEDRLATFLLSLSQRLQKRGLSPTDFYLSMSRHEIGNYLGLAVETVSRLFTRFHEERLLVVDRKHVRLTNLRALEAMVQCAPLEDYRRRLP